A section of the Acidobacteriota bacterium genome encodes:
- a CDS encoding VWA domain-containing protein, translating to MNFYKKGERALNNKNYHEAIEYLSKSIKSWSKPAKKFSLAIVFNLRGIAYSELKEYNKAIEDFTEAIKLNPKYEEAFNNRGVAYYNSGEYDRAIEDYTEAIRLEKGYPQSLHNRGLAYLEIGEYDKAIEDFTKEVSLNPKSPEAYDLRGMAYLRMGLKEKALEDFVKALEINPEFWSSYLNRGLLYSEDGEYEKAIKDFTKAIDLNPLNAEIYNNRGIAYSELEEYEMAIMDFTQAVKFNPYYKEAYFNRGICYEKREEYQKAIEDFSEALRLNPDDAETLYRRGISYYHLGLIEKAILDLKRSAGLGHHPAKKFLKEKIKPIDHEVRVELVLIEVFVSDKKGNFIEDLTKDDFEVYEDGKKVKIHYFNVVKPAKELIEIKKSETIEEAKEPSAREKRLIILFDNINNNPLFLLRSLPEIEKMLKTLLEKTKEISIMELNPEYGVRIIQPFSSERSSILTQISEFKGDLWKEIEKQTSERTMKEIEKDAKLSIENRFMSSHHFFTESVILERSLAIRRRLERSFSAFLTAINYIRGFDGIKIVLLISDGFSVRSRIVKLFDPFEIFDGKKYFDSREVFDRFLKLINEENITFYTLSPKGLELTLDYGELPWGPGASQIFWKDEIQQWTGELYTIEKIAEETGGLYLRDKKKYEEFVKYLERDLTHFYEIAYKPLREEKDGKFHKVKIKVKRPDLIVRYKKGYMDFTEKELERRNIALAFLSPSFFRDITFSCKMNSLFLESEVPQFWMRLAIPLNQFQNFKDSPEELTVMFGIKEEKGEKFHIGETKLRVRDAIKKGSPFLYYAFGTSELKLKPGEYSGLIILRHGEDRIAGWEATLKIPELKREGHASILNSILGFIRSDISSDGAPFTISKRDGALNLSKANFFPLVDNEFREGSKIALFLQIYNPDESKDFSFRFSLYKDEELISNTFSQKIESYFDKKTKIFNEIYLLDFHGIFPGDYRLVIHSPQDRIEKVIKVRITP from the coding sequence TTGAATTTTTACAAAAAAGGTGAGAGAGCCCTGAATAATAAAAACTATCATGAAGCAATAGAGTATCTCTCTAAGTCCATAAAATCATGGTCAAAGCCTGCAAAGAAATTTTCCCTTGCCATAGTATTTAACCTTCGTGGGATTGCTTACAGTGAGCTAAAAGAATACAATAAAGCAATAGAAGATTTCACAGAGGCAATAAAGCTAAATCCTAAATATGAGGAAGCATTCAACAATCGTGGGGTAGCTTATTACAACTCAGGCGAATACGATAGGGCAATTGAGGATTATACTGAAGCCATAAGATTAGAAAAGGGGTATCCTCAATCATTACACAACAGGGGTTTAGCTTATTTAGAAATAGGAGAATATGATAAAGCAATTGAAGATTTCACAAAAGAGGTGAGCTTAAATCCAAAATCTCCAGAAGCATATGATCTACGGGGAATGGCTTATCTAAGGATGGGATTAAAGGAGAAGGCATTAGAGGATTTTGTAAAGGCATTGGAAATTAATCCTGAATTCTGGAGTTCATATTTAAACCGAGGGCTTCTTTATTCTGAAGATGGAGAATATGAAAAAGCTATTAAAGATTTTACAAAGGCGATAGATTTAAATCCTTTAAATGCTGAAATTTACAACAATCGCGGAATTGCCTATTCAGAATTGGAGGAATATGAGATGGCTATAATGGATTTCACGCAGGCTGTAAAATTTAATCCTTATTATAAAGAAGCATATTTCAACAGAGGTATTTGTTATGAGAAACGAGAAGAATATCAAAAAGCGATAGAGGATTTCAGCGAGGCTTTAAGACTGAATCCTGACGATGCGGAGACACTTTACAGAAGAGGAATCAGCTACTATCATCTCGGCTTGATAGAAAAAGCAATATTGGATTTAAAGAGATCAGCGGGCTTAGGACACCATCCCGCAAAGAAATTTTTAAAAGAAAAGATTAAACCCATAGATCATGAAGTCAGGGTGGAACTCGTATTAATAGAGGTTTTTGTCAGTGATAAAAAAGGAAATTTCATTGAGGATCTTACAAAGGATGATTTTGAGGTATATGAGGATGGAAAGAAGGTTAAAATTCACTATTTTAATGTGGTAAAACCTGCAAAAGAACTTATCGAAATAAAAAAATCAGAAACAATTGAAGAAGCTAAAGAACCTTCCGCTCGTGAGAAGAGATTGATTATTTTATTCGATAATATTAATAACAATCCTCTCTTTCTTCTTCGCAGTTTACCAGAAATTGAAAAGATGTTGAAAACACTTTTAGAAAAAACAAAGGAAATCTCAATAATGGAATTGAATCCAGAATATGGCGTTAGAATAATCCAACCATTTTCCTCAGAAAGGAGTTCAATTCTTACTCAAATATCAGAGTTCAAAGGGGACTTATGGAAAGAGATAGAAAAGCAAACCTCAGAAAGAACAATGAAAGAAATTGAAAAAGATGCTAAGTTAAGTATCGAGAATAGATTCATGTCAAGCCATCATTTCTTCACGGAATCAGTAATCTTGGAAAGAAGCCTTGCAATAAGAAGAAGACTTGAACGGTCGTTTAGTGCTTTTTTGACTGCTATAAATTATATAAGAGGATTCGATGGTATAAAGATAGTGCTTCTTATAAGTGATGGATTTTCTGTTAGAAGTAGGATTGTTAAATTATTCGATCCTTTTGAGATATTTGATGGAAAAAAATACTTCGACTCTCGTGAAGTTTTTGATAGATTTTTAAAATTGATCAACGAAGAAAATATAACTTTTTACACTCTTTCCCCGAAGGGACTAGAACTAACGCTTGATTACGGTGAGCTTCCATGGGGACCTGGCGCATCTCAAATATTCTGGAAAGATGAAATACAACAATGGACGGGAGAGCTTTACACAATTGAAAAAATAGCAGAGGAGACAGGGGGCCTTTATCTGAGAGATAAAAAAAAATATGAAGAATTTGTTAAATACCTTGAAAGAGACCTCACACACTTCTACGAAATAGCCTATAAGCCTCTCAGAGAAGAGAAGGATGGAAAGTTTCACAAAGTAAAAATAAAAGTGAAAAGACCCGATCTTATTGTAAGATACAAAAAAGGTTATATGGATTTTACTGAAAAAGAGCTTGAGAGAAGAAACATTGCTTTAGCATTTCTTTCTCCATCTTTCTTCAGGGACATCACCTTTTCCTGTAAAATGAATAGCCTCTTTCTCGAAAGTGAAGTTCCCCAATTCTGGATGAGATTAGCGATTCCTTTGAACCAATTCCAAAATTTTAAAGATTCTCCTGAGGAGCTTACTGTTATGTTCGGTATAAAGGAAGAAAAGGGAGAGAAGTTTCATATAGGCGAGACAAAGCTCAGGGTAAGGGATGCCATTAAAAAAGGTTCCCCTTTCTTATACTATGCTTTTGGAACCTCAGAACTAAAACTAAAACCCGGAGAGTATAGTGGTTTAATTATTCTAAGACATGGTGAAGATAGAATTGCTGGATGGGAAGCTACTTTGAAGATACCCGAACTGAAGAGAGAGGGGCATGCGAGTATCCTCAATTCCATTTTAGGTTTCATAAGAAGCGATATAAGTAGCGATGGTGCTCCATTTACAATTTCTAAGAGAGACGGCGCTCTAAATCTTTCGAAAGCCAATTTTTTCCCATTGGTTGACAATGAATTTAGGGAAGGATCAAAAATAGCTCTATTTTTACAGATTTATAATCCAGATGAATCCAAAGACTTTTCCTTCCGATTTTCTCTTTATAAAGATGAAGAACTTATTTCAAATACATTCTCCCAGAAGATCGAGTCTTACTTCGATAAGAAGACAAAAATATTCAATGAAATTTACCTTTTGGATTTTCATGGAATTTTTCCGGGAGATTATAGATTAGTAATTCATTCACCTCAAGATCGTATTGAGAAAGTAATTAAAGTAAGAATCACCCCTTAA